A DNA window from Carassius gibelio isolate Cgi1373 ecotype wild population from Czech Republic chromosome A8, carGib1.2-hapl.c, whole genome shotgun sequence contains the following coding sequences:
- the si:busm1-266f07.2 gene encoding H-2 class II histocompatibility antigen, A-U alpha chain: protein MEMYGVLLLLAVIVSTETQVMHRDSQFLGCSDTEKEFMYGFDGEELYHSDFIRQEGVVTLPDFADPIGFTGFYEAGVANIEVCKQNLAQDIKLSKPTVEQLAPPDASIYSKDDVVLGVENALICHVTGLFPPPVNVSWTKNNQIVTEDVSLSQYRIKNDGTFNIFSSLKFTPAEGDIYSCTVSHKALERRGITKTWDVDVAVPGVGPAVFCGVGLSLGLLGVAAGTFFLIKGNNCN, encoded by the exons ATGGAGATGTATGGTGTCCTGCTTCTGCTCGCTGTTATTGTCAGTACTGAGACTCAAG TTATGCACAGGGACAGTCAGTTTCTTGGATGTTCTGATACAGAGAAAGAGTTTATGTATGGATTTGATGGAGAGGAACTGTACCATTCAGACTTCATTAGACAAGAAGGAGTAGTGACACTGCCTGACTTTGCAGATCCCATCGGCTTTACTGGATTTTATGAGGCTGGTGTTGCTAATATAGAGGTGTGCAAACAAAACTTAGCCCAAGACATTAAGCTTTCCAAACCCACAGTTGAGCAACTAG CCCCCCCAGATGCCTCAATCTATTCAAAAGATGACGTGGTGCTGGGTGTTGAGAACGCCCTCATCTGTCATGTGACTGGACTCTTCCCTCCACCTGTCAATGTATCCTGGACTAAAAACAATCAGATTGTGACAGAGGACGTGAGTCTAAGCCAGTACCGCATAAAAAATGATGGCACCTTCAACATCTTCTCCTCGCTGAAGTTCACACCTGCAGAGGGAGACATTTACAGCTGTACTGTGTCCCACAAAGCTCTGGAGAGACGTGGTATAACCAAAACATGGG ATGTGGATGTTGCTGTGCCCGGTGTTGGTCCAGCTGTGTTCTGTGGAGTGGGTCTGTCTCTGGGGCTGCTGGGAGTCGCTGCTGGAACTTTCTTCCTCATTAAAGGAAACAACTGCAACTGA